The window AAATGGGAAACCGTTGGTGTATTTTGACAATGCAGCAACATCACAAACACCACAACAAGTCATAGATGTTATTGTGGATTACTATAGTAATTACAATGCCAACATTCATCGTGGTGTACATACCTTAAGTCAGGAAGCAACAGATAAATACGAAGCTGCAAGACATACCATTCAAAAACATTTTAACGCAGCACATGCGCACGAAATTATTTATACCTCTGGAACAACCCACAGTATCAATTTAGTAGCTAGTGGTTTTTCTTCGTTATTACAAAAAGGAGATGAAATTATTGTTTCTGCTTTAGAGCATCATAGTAATATTGTGCCTTGGCAAATGTTATGTGAAAAAACGGGTGCTATTTTAAAAGTCATTCCAATGAACCAAGATGGTGAGTTAGTGATGGCTGCATATGATAAACTCCTTAATGAAAACACGAAACTTGTTTTTGTAAATCATATTTCGAACGCTTTAGGAACCATAAATCCTATTGAAGAAATCATAGAAAAAGCACATCAAGTTGGTGCTGCTGTTCTAATTGATGGCGCACAGGCTTGTCCGCATGTAAAACCAGATGTACAAGCATTAGATGTCGATTTTTATGTGGCATCTGCGCATAAAATGTGTGGTCCAACAGGTGTTGGTATGCTTTACGGAAAAGAAGCATGGTTAAACAAATTACCTCCTTATCAAGGTGGTGGCGAAATGATTGCTGAAGTCAGTTTTACAAAAACTACCTACGCCGGATTACCGCATAAATTTGAAGCAGGAACACCAAATATTT is drawn from Lacinutrix sp. WUR7 and contains these coding sequences:
- a CDS encoding aminotransferase class V-fold PLP-dependent enzyme, translating into MLDLKKIRADFPILKRQVNGKPLVYFDNAATSQTPQQVIDVIVDYYSNYNANIHRGVHTLSQEATDKYEAARHTIQKHFNAAHAHEIIYTSGTTHSINLVASGFSSLLQKGDEIIVSALEHHSNIVPWQMLCEKTGAILKVIPMNQDGELVMAAYDKLLNENTKLVFVNHISNALGTINPIEEIIEKAHQVGAAVLIDGAQACPHVKPDVQALDVDFYVASAHKMCGPTGVGMLYGKEAWLNKLPPYQGGGEMIAEVSFTKTTYAGLPHKFEAGTPNICGGIAFGAAIDYMNAIGFDAIAKYEHELLEYATKALLEIEGLKIYGTAKNKTSVVSFNLEGIHPYDVGTILDKLGIAVRTGHHCAQPIMEYFKIPGTVRASFAFYNTKEEIDTLVSGVKKAKMMLS